The following proteins come from a genomic window of Mauremys mutica isolate MM-2020 ecotype Southern chromosome 7, ASM2049712v1, whole genome shotgun sequence:
- the AVPI1 gene encoding arginine vasopressin-induced protein 1, whose protein sequence is MGTPASVACDPLQCQVPEARARKRASANIFQDVELLQLRRLFRRSGDERAEERAQLVWEYAGNRRTAQALRQLRSRQRRWRQQPPQLSPAVQDSSDPRLEDCTSPGSSTGLEGPSRDRQHPAPRRKSPRTRRRKRGPGPTGYLHQLQQ, encoded by the exons ATGGGCACCCCTGCCTCTGTGGCGTGCGACCCCCTGCAGTGCCAGGTTCCTGAGGCCCGTGCCCGGAAAAGAGCTTCTGCCAACATCTTCCAGGAcgtggagctgctgcagctgcggCGCCTGTTCAGGAGAAGCGGGGATGAGCGGGCAGAGGAGCGTGCCCAGCTGGTCTGGGAGTACGCAGGCAACCGGCGCACGGCCCAAGCACTGCGCCAGCTCAGGAGCAGGCAGAGGAGGTGGCGGCAGCAGCCAccccagctgagcccagcagTTCAGGACAGCAGTGACCCAAG GCTAGAGGACTGCACCTCCCCCGGCAGCAGCACGGGGCTGGAGGGGCCCAGCAGGGAcaggcagcaccctgcccccaggagGAAAAGTCCAAGGACCAGGCGGAGGAAGAGGGGGCCTGGGCCCACAGGGTACCTGCACCAGCTCCAGCAGTGA